The following coding sequences are from one Nitrospirota bacterium window:
- a CDS encoding polymer-forming cytoskeletal family protein has translation MWNRNGQKKTPIIEDENFTFLGKGVDFKGVVHFDGTVRIDGRLEGEIHTKGTLIIGEHAVIKGIITTGTLVSGGKLQANITAIEKVQLLKTAILIGDVRSPSFSMEEGGRFQGMCDMGVDMWVDQERPDHENVHDLAAHRGKVRLQDIQP, from the coding sequence ATGTGGAACCGCAACGGTCAAAAGAAAACGCCGATCATCGAAGACGAGAACTTCACCTTCCTCGGAAAGGGGGTGGATTTCAAGGGCGTGGTCCATTTCGACGGCACCGTCAGGATTGACGGCCGCCTCGAAGGGGAAATTCACACCAAGGGTACTCTCATCATCGGGGAGCACGCCGTCATCAAGGGGATTATCACCACGGGCACCCTCGTGAGCGGCGGGAAGCTTCAAGCGAACATCACCGCCATCGAAAAAGTACAGCTCCTGAAGACCGCCATCCTGATCGGCGACGTCCGCTCACCATCCTTCTCGATGGAAGAAGGGGGGCGTTTCCAGGGCATGTGCGACATGGGCGTGGACATGTGGGTGGATCAAGAACGTCCGGACCATGAAAACGTGCATGACCTCGCCGCTCACCGCGGGAAGGTGCGTCTCCAAGATATCCAGCCATGA